The Monodelphis domestica isolate mMonDom1 chromosome 7, mMonDom1.pri, whole genome shotgun sequence genome window below encodes:
- the LOC100014520 gene encoding phosphatidylinositol transfer protein beta isoform-like translates to MVLIKEFRVVLPCSVEEYQVGQLYSVAQTSKNNTGGGEGIEVLINQPYEGGPGERGQFTHKIYHLQSKVPGFVRLFAPEGSLVFHEKAWNAYPYCRTVITNEYMKDDFFIKIETWHHPDMGTQDNVHHLDAETWKEVEVVHIDIADRTQVSDEDYKAEEDPALFKSNKTGRGPLGPNWQRELSKHPPHMCAYKLVTVKFRWWGLQGRVESFIHKQEKRLFTNFHRQLFCWLDQWVDLSMEDIRNLEEETQRELDQMRKTGPLRGMTASDE, encoded by the exons ATGGTCCTGATCAAGGAGTT tCGGGTGGTACTGCCCTGCTCTGTGGAGGAG TATCAAGTGGGACAGTTGTATTCCGTGGCCCAGACCAGCAAGAATAACACTGGTGGTGGTGAGGGCATTGAGGTCCTCATCAATCAGCCCTATGAGGGGGGCCCTGGTGAGCGGGGCCAATTTACCCACAAGATCTACCACCTGCAGAG CAAGGTTCCAGGATTCGTTCGACTTTTCGCCCCTGAGGGTTCCCTGGTGTTTCATGAGAAGGCCTGGAATGCCTACCCATACTGCCGTACTG TCATCACG AATGAATATATGAAGGATGACTTCTTCATCAAGATTGAAACTTGGCATCACCCAGACATGGGGACTCAGGACAAT GTTCACCATCTCGATGCAGAGACATGGAAGGAGGTGGAGGTAGTTCATATTGACATTGCTGATCGGACCCAGGTGTCTGATGAG gATTATAAAGCAGAAGAGGACCCTGCCCTCTTcaagtctaacaaaacaggacgTGGCCCCTTGGGACCCAATTGGCAG AGGGAATTGTCGAAACATCCACCCCACATGTGTGCCTACAAACTGGTGACCGTCAAGTTCCGATGGTGGGGGCTCCAGGGACGAGTGGAAAGCTTCATCCATAAG CAAGAAAAGCGGCTTTTCACCAACTTCCACAGGCAGCTTTTCTGTTGGCTGGATCAGTGGGTTGATCTGTCCATGGAGGATATCCGAAACCTGGAGGAGGAGACCCAGCGAGAATTGGACCAG ATGCGGAAGACGGGGCCATTGAGAGGAATGACAGCCAGTGATGAGTGA